A stretch of the Medicago truncatula cultivar Jemalong A17 chromosome 5, MtrunA17r5.0-ANR, whole genome shotgun sequence genome encodes the following:
- the LOC11407349 gene encoding uncharacterized protein has protein sequence MVEDMCFLYKDILVIKPPKKSPMLLRTAVFMFSMVSVIFIFYVCRKQIGTEVRTKFMDLNVIDNLTRSIVKQTHIPDILHYPEPLSFNRNECAPNPVMFFAILSNQRSGSGWFETLLNSHINVSSNGEIFSVRERRQNASSILQTLDRVYNLDWLSSASKNECSAAIGFKWMLNQGLMEHHNEIEEYFKRRSVSVIFLFRRNLLRRMVSMLANSYDRYAKLLNGTHKSHVHSAEEADILSKYKPVINSTSLLVDLKDMETKAEKALKYFNSSRHMILYYEDLMRNHTKLNDVQEFLGLPQMELTSRQVKIHKGPLSDHIQNWDDVNKTLTGTVYESFLEADY, from the exons ATGGTTGAAGACATGTGTTTTCTTTACAAG GATATTCTTGTTATAAAGCCTCCGAAGAAATCGCCAATGTTGTTAAGGACGGCggtttttatgttttcaatggTCAGCGTCATTTTTATCTTCTATGTCTGTAGAAAGCAGATAGGCACCGAAGTGAGGACTAAATTTATGGACTTGAATGTCATTGATAACCTTACTCGAAGTATAGTGAAGCAAACGCATATTCCTGACATACTACATTATCCCGAACCTTTATCCTTTAACAG GAATGAGTGTGCTCCTAATCCTGTCATGTTCTTTGCAATATTGTCGAATCAGAGATCTGGCAGTGGGTGGTTTGAGACCCTTTTGAATAGTCACATTAATGTAAGCTCGAACGGCGAGATATTTTCTGTTAGAGAAAGAAGGCAAAATGCTTCTTCAATTTTGCAGACTTTAGATAGAGTATACAATTTGGACTGGCTCAGTAGTGCTTCCAAGAATGAGTGTTCTGCCGCAATTGGCTTCAAGTGGATGCTTAATCAG GGATTAATGGAGCACCATAATGAAATAGAGGAATACTTCAAGCGTAGAAGTGTTTCTGTCATATTTCTTTTCAGGAGAAACTTACTACGCAGGATGGTATCTATGCTAGCCAATTCCTACGATCGCTACGCAAAGCTATTGAATGGAACACATAAATCTCACGTACACTCTGCAGAAGAG GCTGATATTCTTTCAAAGTACAAGCCTGTCATAAATTCTACATCATTGCTGGTGGACTTAAAGGATATGGAGACGAAAGCTGAAAAGGCTTTAAAATACTTCAATAGCTCTCGGCATATGATCCTGTACTATGAGGATCTTATGAGAAATCACACT AAGCTAAATGATGTGCAAGAGTTTTTAGGATTGCCGCAAATGGAGTTAACGAGCCGGCAGGTAAAGATACATAAAGGACCATTATCGGATCATATTCAGAACTGGGATGATGTTAACAAGACGTTGACAGGAACCGTTTATGAGAGTTTCCTTGAAGCTGACTATTAA